A genomic stretch from Lathyrus oleraceus cultivar Zhongwan6 chromosome 2, CAAS_Psat_ZW6_1.0, whole genome shotgun sequence includes:
- the LOC127122352 gene encoding uncharacterized protein LOC127122352, translating to MLIILRFFRPIALVNFKFKVISKVIADRLSPIMSTIISKEQKGSVQERCIKDCIGLTSKVVNLMHNKSYGGNMICTILNSSKISVSFNGKLHGFFECGIGVRQGDPISPLLFCIAEEVLNKSLINLVIQNKIKLILGPKVFELPSHYLFADDVMVFCRGDKVTIASLINLFSRYVIYVGQMVIPQKSHIFVDSITEARMHHIANQLGFKIGHITFSYLDVHIFKGKCKPMHLRHILDKVKSKLTK from the exons ATGTTGATTATATTGAGATTTTTTAGACCTATAGCTTTAGTTAACTTTAAGTTTAAAGTCATCTCTAAGGTTATTGCAGATAGACTTTCTCCCATTATGTCAACAATCATTTCCAAGGAGCAGAAAGGTTCTGTTCAAGAAAGATGCATCAAGGATTGTATTGGGCTTACTTCTAAAGTTGTTAACTTGATGCACAATAAATCCTATGGTGGTAATATG ATTTGTACCATCCTCAATTCTTCTAAGATTTCAGTTTCTTTCAATGGAAAGCTTCATGGGTTCTTTGAGTGTGGCATAGGAGTGAGACAGGGTGATCCCATATCTCCTCTCCTTTTTTGCATTGCTGAAGAAGTCCTTAACAAGAGCTTAATCAATCTAGTCATTCAGAACAAAATCAAGCTTATCCTTGGCCCTAAAGTTTTTGAACTGCCATCCCACTACTTGTTTGCTGATGATGTCATGGTGTTCTGTAGAGGTGATAAAGTCACCATAGCTTCTCTCATTAACTTGTTCTCTAGATATGTTATTTATGTAGGTCAAATGGTGATTCCTCAAAAATCTCACATCTTTGTTGATTCTATTACTGAGGCTAGGATGCACCATATTGCTAATCAGTTGGGGTTTAAGATAGGGCACATTACCTTTTCTTATTTGGATGTTCATATCTTTAAGGGTAAATGTAAACCTATGCATCTTAGACATATCCTTGACAAAGTTAAATCTAAGTTAACTAAGTGA